A stretch of DNA from Catenulispora acidiphila DSM 44928:
CGCGCCCTCCGGCGGCAGGTAGCGGAACACCAGTGTGCTGAGTTGCGAGCGCGTCACCACCTCGAACCGGGGATCGACGGTGAGCAGGACCCAGGCTTGCGCGGCACGGTCGATGACCTCGTCGAACAGGTCGCCGACGGCGTCCGGACCCATGATCCGCAGCGTCATCCAGAGCTTGAGCGCGTCGAAGCGGCGCGTGGTCTGGATGCTCTTGTCGACCTGGTTGGGGATGCGCTGCTCGACCATGCGGGCCGGGTTGAGGTAGTCGGCGTGGTAGGTCGCGTGGGACAGGGTCGCGCGCTCGCGCACCACGAGGGCACTGGAGCTGACCGGCTGGAAGAAGGACTTGTGGAAGTCCACGGTGACCGAGTCGGCGCGCTCGATGCCGTTGAGCAGAGCGCGCCGGGAGCGGGAGACGAGCAGACCACAGCCATACGCGGCATCGACGTGGAACCAGGCGCCAGAGTCCGCGCACAGCCTCGCGATCGCCGGCAGCGGGTCGATGGATCCGAAGTCGGTCGTCCCGGCGGTGGCCACGATCGCCATCGGGATGAACCCGGCCCAGCGGCACTGCTCCAGCTCCCACGCCAGCGCCTGCGGACGCATCCGCTTGCGGGCGTCGGTCTCGACGGTGACCACGGCGTCCGGGCTCAGCCCGAGCATCTTCGCCGACTTGCGGACGCTGAAGTGCCCGGCTTCGGAGACGAAGATGCGAAGCCGGTCCATGACGTCGCGGGAGGCGCCGAGCGCCGCTTTCGCCAAGGCTTCTTCCCGAGCCAGCAGCAGCGCCTGGAAGTTCGACTGGCTGCCGCCGCTGGTGAAGATGCCGTCGGCGGACGTCCCGAAGCCGATCCGTCCGGCGGTCCAGTCGATCAGCCGGCGCTCGATCAGCGTGCCGCCGGCGCTCTGGTCCCAGGTGTCCAGCGAGGAGTTGACCGCGGTGAGGACCGCCTCGCCGAGCAGCGCCGGGATGACCACCGGGCAGTTCAGGTGTGCGAGGTAGCGCGGGTGGTGGAAGTAGACGGCGTCGCGCAGGTAGACGTCTTCGAGCTCGTCCAGCGCCGCGGCCGTGTCCTCGAGCGGACGGTCGAGAT
This window harbors:
- a CDS encoding pyridoxal phosphate-dependent decarboxylase family protein, with product MADGVERIADRIARTDRPFTGVSPDDLTPGISGIDLDRPLEDTAAALDELEDVYLRDAVYFHHPRYLAHLNCPVVIPALLGEAVLTAVNSSLDTWDQSAGGTLIERRLIDWTAGRIGFGTSADGIFTSGGSQSNFQALLLAREEALAKAALGASRDVMDRLRIFVSEAGHFSVRKSAKMLGLSPDAVVTVETDARKRMRPQALAWELEQCRWAGFIPMAIVATAGTTDFGSIDPLPAIARLCADSGAWFHVDAAYGCGLLVSRSRRALLNGIERADSVTVDFHKSFFQPVSSSALVVRERATLSHATYHADYLNPARMVEQRIPNQVDKSIQTTRRFDALKLWMTLRIMGPDAVGDLFDEVIDRAAQAWVLLTVDPRFEVVTRSQLSTLVFRYLPPEGATRDLADGANLYAREALASSGAALVAGTKVGDRHYLKFTLLNPETTVDDIAHVLDLIADHAAEYVERRRRTS